A stretch of Aquificaceae bacterium DNA encodes these proteins:
- a CDS encoding c-type cytochrome, whose amino-acid sequence MKKVALTLAAVVGLAGASFASEQLAKQKGCMACHDMKAKKVGPSYADIAKKYAGRADAVDYLAGKIKKGGAGVWGSVPMPPQNVTDAEAKQLAQWVMSVK is encoded by the coding sequence ATGAAGAAGGTAGCTCTGACACTAGCAGCGGTTGTAGGACTTGCAGGGGCATCCTTTGCAAGCGAACAGCTCGCAAAACAGAAGGGCTGTATGGCATGCCACGACATGAAGGCAAAGAAAGTAGGTCCAAGCTACGCGGACATCGCAAAGAAATACGCTGGCAGGGCTGATGCGGTTGATTACCTTGCTGGCAAGATTAAGAAAGGTGGTGCAGGAGTGTGGGGTTCTGTTCCCATGCCTCCTCAGAATGTGACCGACGCAGAGGCAAAACAGCTGGCTCAGTGGGTAATGTCTGTCAAATAA